One window of Pseudacidobacterium ailaaui genomic DNA carries:
- a CDS encoding sulfite reductase subunit alpha, with translation MVPFVPDDAPFSKEQRAWLNGFLAGMFSSAPAKEIAVKPAPLKISVFYASQTGTAEGLARKLTKDLKSKGFDATLTSLEAYTSAALAAERYAIFIASTYGQGEAPDSAQFFYEQVCVEHFPRYENLQYAVFALGDRHYETFCKFGIDLDNKLASLGATRILDRVECDVEIDGPFAAWKEQLFRRLEAISKEEPPDSLPPASPVLPPSIAMAAPVSSAAATREHPYLAPLKEKRPLTRNGSTKLTLHLTWSIAESGIRYEPGDACGIIPHNDPVLVEEILNLLRFSGEEQVELSKAGAMPLKKALEKYLVITRLNRKLIERYAKMGQCKRLLALLAPEQQSHLEQYVYERGLIDILEECPGVIHHPSELVEMLPRLTPRLYSISSSPSVHTGEVHTTIAVVRYRSLNRERGGVCSTLVADRVPVGERLPIYIQPNKKFRLPEDPDTPVIMIGPGTGIAPFRAFLHERRARGAKGRNWLFFGERNAANDFLYREELESMAADGHLTRLDTAFSRDQEHKVYVQDRMMENAPLFWSWLQDGASLYVCGDASRMAKDVDAALHAIVARHGNLDQEGAKEYVRQLKEDHRYHRDVY, from the coding sequence ATGGTCCCATTTGTTCCCGACGATGCACCATTTTCAAAAGAACAGCGCGCATGGCTGAACGGTTTTCTGGCCGGAATGTTTTCGAGTGCGCCCGCAAAGGAAATTGCAGTAAAGCCCGCACCGCTGAAGATCTCCGTCTTTTATGCCTCGCAGACCGGAACAGCAGAAGGGCTGGCGCGCAAGCTGACAAAGGACCTGAAGAGCAAAGGTTTCGATGCAACTCTGACATCCCTGGAGGCCTATACCTCCGCCGCTCTTGCAGCCGAGCGGTACGCCATCTTTATTGCCAGCACTTATGGCCAGGGAGAGGCCCCGGATAGCGCACAATTTTTCTATGAGCAGGTCTGTGTCGAGCACTTTCCTCGATATGAGAATTTGCAGTATGCCGTCTTCGCCCTTGGAGACCGCCACTATGAGACGTTCTGTAAATTCGGGATTGATCTTGACAACAAGCTGGCTTCTCTCGGTGCTACCCGGATTCTGGACCGGGTCGAGTGCGATGTCGAAATCGACGGCCCTTTTGCAGCATGGAAGGAGCAATTGTTCCGGCGTCTGGAAGCCATCTCCAAAGAAGAGCCGCCTGATTCTCTTCCTCCTGCCTCGCCGGTGCTGCCTCCCTCGATTGCCATGGCAGCTCCCGTATCATCGGCTGCGGCCACACGTGAGCATCCTTATCTTGCTCCGCTTAAGGAAAAGCGTCCGCTCACACGCAACGGTTCGACAAAACTCACGCTGCATCTTACTTGGTCGATTGCCGAGTCTGGTATTCGATATGAGCCCGGCGACGCCTGCGGCATCATCCCACACAATGATCCCGTTCTGGTAGAAGAAATCCTTAACTTACTGCGCTTCAGCGGAGAAGAGCAGGTGGAGTTGTCCAAAGCCGGTGCCATGCCTTTGAAGAAGGCACTGGAAAAATACCTGGTCATCACCCGTCTAAACCGCAAGCTGATTGAGCGCTATGCCAAAATGGGCCAGTGCAAGCGGCTTCTCGCCCTTCTCGCCCCCGAACAGCAATCGCATCTGGAGCAATACGTTTACGAGCGTGGACTGATCGACATTCTGGAAGAATGTCCCGGCGTCATCCATCATCCGTCAGAGCTGGTGGAAATGCTGCCCCGGCTTACCCCCCGACTTTATTCGATCTCGTCCAGCCCATCCGTGCATACAGGCGAAGTACATACCACGATTGCCGTGGTCCGGTACCGTTCCCTGAACCGCGAGCGCGGCGGCGTATGCTCTACTCTCGTTGCAGATCGGGTCCCGGTCGGCGAAAGGCTGCCGATTTACATCCAGCCCAATAAGAAGTTTCGCCTTCCGGAAGATCCGGATACCCCGGTCATCATGATTGGCCCTGGTACAGGGATTGCACCCTTCCGTGCCTTTCTGCACGAACGCCGTGCGCGAGGCGCGAAGGGCCGAAATTGGCTCTTCTTTGGAGAGCGGAATGCAGCCAATGATTTTCTGTACCGCGAAGAATTGGAAAGCATGGCGGCCGATGGCCATCTCACCCGTCTCGATACGGCCTTCTCGCGGGACCAGGAGCACAAAGTCTATGTACAGGACAGGATGATGGAGAACGCGCCACTGTTTTGGTCCTGGCTTCAGGATGGTGCAAGTCTCTATGTCTGTGGGGATGCTTCGCGTATGGCCAAGGACGTGGATGCAGCTTTGCACGCCATCGTCGCCAGGCATGGAAACCTGGACCAGGAAGGCGCGAAAGAATATGTCCGGCAGTTGAAAGAAGACCATCGCTATCACCGGGACGTGTATTAG
- a CDS encoding NirA family protein, with protein MATGTFSPAVDFTEEQKFYLQGFFAGVMQRGKLPYVGQTPTGLMTHDPGSGGSNQAAEPEEETWFGTPIADLCKEERLKYEENPLDIWDKILEHARENRPPAGGDVFRFKFHGLFYVAPAQDSFMLRLRIPGCILRSHQMRGLAEMAADWGSGRADITTRGNIQIREFQPKDIVRVLMKLQSLGLTSRGSGADNIRNITASPLTGIDPDELYDVGPLADALHFYILNSRDLYGLPRKFNVAFDNGGSLSVLADTNDIGFVATRVEEGKDVPAGVYFRTLLCGITGHKQFAADCGLLLTPEQTVAVAAAMVRVFIANGDRTDRKKARLKYLVDRWGVERFLQETEKLLAFPLLRFPAEKCLPRKPIDRAGHLGVHPQKQPGLHYIGISVPVGRLPVGQMRALADIADRFGSGEMRLTVWQNLILPNIRTNDVEAALEAIHAAGLKVSAGTVLRGTVACTGNQGCRYAATDTKRHAVELANYLDERFVIEQPVNLHVTGCPHSCAQHYIGDIGLLGTRVEGEEGYQVVIGGGADDTQGLARELVPAIKASDLPAVMERLFRAYLERRTPGESFLSFTRRHDVQTLQSFCIERAV; from the coding sequence ATGGCAACAGGGACGTTTTCTCCGGCAGTTGATTTTACAGAGGAGCAGAAGTTTTATCTCCAGGGATTTTTTGCGGGAGTCATGCAGCGCGGCAAGCTTCCTTATGTTGGTCAGACCCCAACTGGGCTGATGACACACGATCCTGGGTCGGGTGGCTCAAACCAGGCCGCCGAGCCCGAGGAAGAAACTTGGTTCGGCACTCCCATCGCGGACCTGTGCAAGGAAGAACGGCTGAAATATGAAGAAAATCCCCTCGATATTTGGGACAAGATTCTCGAACACGCCCGCGAGAACCGGCCCCCTGCCGGGGGTGATGTCTTCCGCTTTAAATTTCATGGGTTGTTTTATGTTGCTCCAGCGCAGGACTCCTTCATGTTGCGTCTGCGGATTCCTGGCTGCATTCTGCGGTCCCATCAGATGCGTGGTCTTGCGGAGATGGCCGCCGATTGGGGTTCAGGACGCGCCGACATAACGACGCGCGGCAACATTCAGATCCGCGAATTCCAGCCAAAAGATATTGTCCGCGTGCTCATGAAGCTGCAAAGTCTCGGGTTGACCTCCCGTGGATCCGGCGCAGACAACATCCGTAACATCACGGCATCGCCTCTCACCGGGATTGATCCTGACGAGCTGTACGATGTTGGTCCGCTGGCCGATGCTTTGCATTTCTACATTCTCAACTCGCGCGATCTCTATGGTCTCCCGCGCAAGTTTAACGTGGCTTTCGATAATGGCGGATCACTCAGTGTGCTGGCCGATACGAATGACATCGGTTTTGTCGCTACCAGGGTGGAGGAGGGAAAGGATGTTCCGGCCGGCGTCTACTTCCGTACTCTGCTCTGCGGAATCACCGGGCACAAACAATTCGCTGCCGATTGTGGTCTGCTGCTGACGCCAGAGCAGACAGTTGCGGTGGCCGCGGCCATGGTCCGCGTTTTCATTGCAAACGGAGACCGTACAGACCGTAAGAAGGCCCGGCTCAAGTATTTGGTAGACCGCTGGGGCGTTGAGCGGTTTCTTCAAGAGACCGAAAAGCTGCTCGCTTTTCCCCTGCTGCGGTTTCCGGCGGAAAAATGTTTGCCCCGTAAGCCAATCGATCGCGCGGGTCATCTCGGTGTTCATCCCCAAAAGCAGCCAGGACTGCACTATATCGGCATTTCCGTCCCCGTGGGCAGGCTGCCTGTTGGCCAGATGCGCGCCCTGGCTGACATTGCAGACCGCTTCGGCAGCGGAGAGATGCGATTGACGGTCTGGCAGAACCTGATTCTTCCCAATATTCGTACCAATGATGTGGAGGCCGCCCTGGAGGCCATCCATGCAGCAGGGCTGAAGGTTTCCGCAGGCACCGTTTTGCGCGGCACCGTGGCCTGCACAGGAAATCAAGGTTGTCGTTATGCTGCTACCGATACCAAACGCCATGCGGTCGAGCTGGCCAATTATCTGGATGAGCGCTTTGTCATCGAGCAGCCGGTGAATCTGCATGTTACCGGCTGCCCCCACTCCTGCGCCCAGCACTATATCGGAGACATCGGACTTCTCGGAACCAGGGTCGAGGGCGAGGAAGGATATCAGGTAGTCATTGGCGGCGGGGCCGATGATACTCAGGGGCTGGCCCGCGAATTGGTTCCGGCCATCAAAGCCAGCGATCTGCCTGCAGTGATGGAACGGTTGTTTCGAGCCTATCTTGAGCGGCGCACTCCGGGCGAGTCCTTTCTCTCCTTCACCCGGAGGCACGACGTTCAAACACTCCAATCATTCTGTATAGAAAGGGCGGTTTAA
- a CDS encoding alginate export family protein gives MTSRWKITTFLLVLPIWLSVPQCLRAQNAPASGLPVSVSVYDRARVNAWQWFAAPPETETYGYLENLLRIGMAQHLQHWDWQLELAQPSVLWAPDHAVSPVTAQGQLGLGATYYASNSNNSNAAAAFFKQGYLRYHFHGADRNLRLGRFEFLEGQEIQPKNATIAWLQTNRVAQRLVGNFGFSTAQRSFDGVDGHLGSGNWDITAFAARADQGVFNMNGNPELNVDVQYLAFTQSTAKQHLLWRAFALGYHDGRTGITKTDNRALSVRSADHRNIRIGTYGGDLLAAVPLGPGQFDFLFWGAIQNGSWGVLDHKAGAAALEGGYKFTRAASSPWLRAGWFRGSGDNNPTDAKHGTFFQVLPTPRVYARMPFYNLMNNTDTFLQVAEKPVGKLALRADLHWLQLTSGKDLWYLGGGAYDNKVFGFQGRPANNSTSFASMADISADWQTTRNVALNFYYAHTWGKQVIEKIYPANHDAQYGYAELVYRFDIEQRGGQKK, from the coding sequence ATGACGAGTCGATGGAAAATTACAACCTTTCTCCTGGTTCTGCCGATATGGCTATCAGTTCCGCAATGCCTGCGGGCGCAGAACGCGCCTGCCAGCGGTCTGCCTGTCAGTGTCTCTGTCTACGATCGCGCCCGTGTCAACGCATGGCAGTGGTTTGCTGCTCCACCAGAGACCGAGACTTATGGGTATCTGGAAAATCTGCTCCGTATTGGTATGGCGCAGCATCTCCAGCATTGGGACTGGCAGCTTGAATTGGCCCAGCCATCTGTTCTTTGGGCACCGGACCACGCCGTGTCTCCTGTGACCGCACAGGGGCAATTAGGCCTGGGGGCGACGTACTATGCTTCAAACAGTAATAACAGCAACGCCGCTGCTGCATTTTTCAAACAGGGATACTTGCGCTATCACTTTCATGGTGCGGACAGGAACCTTCGTCTTGGACGCTTCGAATTTCTGGAGGGCCAGGAGATACAGCCCAAAAATGCAACCATCGCCTGGCTTCAGACCAATCGAGTAGCACAGCGGCTGGTAGGCAACTTTGGTTTTTCCACCGCACAGCGCAGTTTTGATGGTGTGGATGGGCATCTTGGCTCAGGCAATTGGGACATCACGGCCTTTGCTGCGCGCGCCGATCAGGGAGTATTCAATATGAACGGCAATCCGGAGCTGAATGTTGATGTTCAGTATCTGGCCTTTACGCAATCCACGGCAAAGCAGCATCTGCTCTGGCGCGCCTTCGCGCTGGGTTATCACGATGGCCGGACTGGCATCACGAAAACGGACAACCGTGCCCTCTCCGTCCGTTCGGCAGACCATCGGAATATCCGCATTGGCACCTATGGTGGAGACCTGCTGGCTGCGGTCCCGCTCGGCCCTGGCCAATTTGATTTCCTCTTCTGGGGGGCCATCCAGAACGGAAGCTGGGGAGTGCTGGACCACAAAGCCGGTGCTGCGGCACTTGAAGGTGGCTATAAGTTTACTCGCGCCGCCTCTTCACCCTGGCTCCGTGCCGGATGGTTTCGCGGCAGCGGTGACAACAACCCGACGGATGCGAAGCATGGCACATTCTTTCAGGTATTGCCGACGCCGCGTGTTTATGCTCGGATGCCGTTCTATAACCTGATGAACAATACAGACACCTTCCTCCAGGTTGCGGAAAAGCCTGTAGGGAAGCTCGCCCTTCGTGCTGATCTGCATTGGCTCCAGCTTACGTCAGGCAAAGATCTCTGGTATTTGGGGGGCGGCGCGTATGACAACAAAGTCTTTGGCTTTCAAGGACGGCCAGCCAACAACAGCACCTCCTTTGCTTCCATGGCCGATATCAGCGCTGATTGGCAGACCACAAGAAACGTGGCGCTGAACTTCTACTATGCGCACACCTGGGGAAAACAGGTCATAGAAAAGATTTATCCAGCAAATCATGATGCTCAATACGGATACGCAGAGCTGGTATATCGCTTCGATATCGAACAGAGAGGTGGCCAGAAAAAATGA
- a CDS encoding formate/nitrite transporter family protein produces the protein MDYVKPLEVAETFLANAVSKSRLSVGQLLLRGFLSGALLGFATTVAFTATAQNLPPILGAILFPVGFAMIVVLGLELVTGSFAMLPAAWIAGGVTLPRVLVNLALVFLGNLIGGCLYAWLYAMVLTQFHHVPAAGAGTLLIAAAQAKTLAYQKLGMAGLGLSVIKAMLCNWMVCMGVVMGLTSRSTLGKIAACWLPIFTFFALGYEHSVVNMFILPAGILLGAPVSLRDWWLWNQLPVTFGNLFGGLLFVGLPMLWMSGIRETKRGEERIPTTQPEAVEA, from the coding sequence ATGGATTACGTCAAGCCGTTGGAAGTTGCGGAAACCTTTTTAGCGAATGCTGTAAGCAAGTCCCGGTTGTCTGTCGGGCAGCTATTGTTGCGTGGCTTCCTTTCCGGGGCCCTGCTCGGTTTTGCCACGACGGTTGCCTTTACCGCGACAGCGCAGAACCTGCCTCCCATCCTGGGCGCCATTCTTTTCCCTGTGGGATTTGCCATGATCGTTGTCCTCGGTCTTGAACTGGTGACCGGAAGCTTCGCCATGCTGCCCGCTGCCTGGATTGCGGGCGGAGTAACTCTGCCCCGTGTTCTGGTGAATCTGGCCCTGGTCTTTCTGGGAAATCTCATCGGCGGCTGTCTCTATGCATGGCTTTATGCCATGGTCCTTACCCAGTTTCATCATGTACCAGCCGCAGGAGCAGGGACTCTTCTCATCGCAGCGGCGCAGGCCAAGACACTGGCTTATCAAAAGCTCGGCATGGCTGGCCTTGGCCTTTCTGTCATCAAGGCCATGCTCTGTAACTGGATGGTTTGTATGGGTGTCGTCATGGGGCTGACGTCGCGCTCGACTTTGGGAAAGATCGCCGCCTGCTGGCTGCCCATCTTCACTTTCTTTGCTCTCGGATACGAGCACTCCGTTGTGAACATGTTCATTCTGCCTGCCGGTATTTTGCTGGGTGCGCCTGTTTCCTTGCGGGACTGGTGGCTGTGGAACCAGCTTCCTGTCACCTTTGGAAACCTGTTTGGCGGCCTATTGTTTGTAGGCTTGCCCATGCTCTGGATGAGCGGCATCAGGGAGACAAAGCGTGGGGAAGAGCGAATACCGACCACCCAGCCGGAGGCTGTAGAGGCCTGA
- a CDS encoding uroporphyrinogen-III synthase: protein MAHASFQGLRVLSLESRRATEVAKLIRTYDGNPIVVPSMREVPASSNKQAFEFAERLIHRDFDLVVFLTGVGVRTLLNVVETRYDRTAFLDALRSVKVASRGPKPSGVLKELKIPIAVSAPEPCTWREVLSSLDNAFGDELKQFHVAVQEYGASNPELLTGLTERSKEVTKVPVYQWALPEDLQPLRECVLGIANGSVDVALFMTAVQVIHLFQVAEQMNFVEDLRRGLESIAVISIGPTTSEELRHYGIVPDFEPSHPKMGFLVNEAAQYAGRILEEKRSRSTSASAGIEMVRPVRRIAPSSPAMAGFRDGLTAFDFLHEISSRIASADAFHAVLDRIVDFVSNVIPCDSCFIYVLEQDKLVLRASKNPHTDVVDRLDVRLGQGITGWVAQHREPVAIASNASQDPRFQVFQNLPEDHFEAILCVPVLCASKVVGGHHASAPPTLSPHFAGSAFALHARLSCRGRD, encoded by the coding sequence ATGGCGCACGCAAGCTTTCAAGGACTGCGCGTCCTGTCGCTTGAGTCACGCCGCGCCACGGAAGTTGCCAAGCTCATCCGTACTTACGACGGCAACCCGATTGTTGTGCCTTCCATGCGGGAAGTGCCTGCATCGTCCAACAAGCAGGCTTTTGAATTTGCGGAACGGCTGATCCACCGCGACTTTGATCTTGTGGTCTTTCTTACCGGAGTTGGCGTCCGCACACTTTTGAACGTAGTGGAAACCAGATATGACCGGACAGCCTTTCTGGATGCGCTTCGTTCTGTGAAAGTCGCCAGCCGCGGCCCAAAGCCTTCCGGTGTCTTGAAAGAGCTGAAAATCCCGATTGCCGTCTCTGCTCCGGAACCATGCACCTGGCGCGAGGTCCTTTCCTCGCTGGACAATGCTTTCGGCGACGAGTTGAAACAGTTTCATGTGGCAGTGCAGGAATACGGCGCATCGAACCCGGAATTGCTTACCGGACTGACGGAACGAAGCAAAGAGGTCACCAAAGTGCCGGTCTATCAGTGGGCACTCCCGGAAGACCTGCAACCCCTGCGCGAATGCGTCCTGGGCATCGCCAATGGAAGCGTAGATGTAGCGCTCTTTATGACGGCCGTGCAGGTCATCCACTTGTTTCAGGTAGCTGAACAGATGAATTTTGTGGAAGACCTTCGACGTGGCCTGGAATCCATCGCCGTGATTTCCATTGGCCCTACCACATCGGAAGAGCTGCGGCATTATGGCATTGTTCCGGACTTTGAGCCGTCGCACCCCAAAATGGGCTTCCTTGTCAATGAAGCGGCGCAATACGCAGGACGCATCCTGGAGGAGAAACGCAGTCGCTCCACGTCAGCCTCAGCCGGGATCGAAATGGTCCGGCCTGTGCGCCGCATCGCGCCCTCCTCTCCAGCCATGGCTGGTTTTCGCGATGGACTGACGGCCTTTGATTTTCTGCATGAAATTTCAAGCCGCATCGCCTCTGCGGATGCCTTCCATGCCGTTCTGGACCGGATCGTAGACTTCGTCTCAAATGTCATCCCCTGCGATTCCTGCTTTATCTATGTGCTGGAACAGGACAAACTGGTGCTGCGCGCCTCAAAAAATCCGCATACTGACGTGGTTGACAGGCTGGATGTACGCCTGGGACAAGGGATTACTGGATGGGTAGCACAGCATCGCGAGCCGGTGGCCATTGCTTCCAATGCATCGCAGGACCCCCGCTTTCAGGTCTTTCAGAACCTTCCGGAAGACCATTTCGAAGCAATTCTTTGTGTACCGGTGCTGTGTGCCAGCAAGGTTGTGGGGGGTCATCACGCTTCAGCACCGCCAACCCTATCACCACACTTCGCAGGAAGTGCGTTTGCTCTCCATGCTCGGCTTTCTTGTAGGGGCCGAGATTGA
- a CDS encoding ANTAR domain-containing response regulator produces the protein MLGFLVGAEIERARLENENEELSDRLETRIAVDRAKGILQRDLGIGEEEAYRMMQRESRQRRKSMREIAEAILLSEEFRKSRPAAEERPAKQPAV, from the coding sequence ATGCTCGGCTTTCTTGTAGGGGCCGAGATTGAGCGCGCGCGTCTGGAAAATGAAAACGAAGAACTCTCGGATCGACTGGAAACCCGCATCGCAGTAGACCGCGCCAAAGGAATTCTGCAACGGGACCTTGGCATTGGAGAAGAGGAAGCCTATCGGATGATGCAGCGGGAAAGCCGGCAGCGCCGCAAGTCTATGCGTGAAATTGCAGAGGCAATTCTTCTGAGCGAAGAATTCAGGAAAAGCCGGCCAGCTGCGGAAGAACGGCCAGCAAAGCAGCCTGCGGTGTGA
- a CDS encoding tetratricopeptide repeat protein: MRKNIIFGFGLLWLYSLAFAQSGATAQQKIEAHSRRAHAYLEQKRPDLAIPEFQAILSLDPNNADAQGNLGVLLFFRGDYAAAVPHLRSAVHLQPGLWKIQALLGLAEARVNDAANSRADLEAAFPHLDESKFKNEVGRVLIDEDTASGDLEKAAAVVSSLLAIQPTDPALLYMSYRINSDLAGKAMITLALAAPHSAEMHQVMARELARHGEETAAIANYREAIQIDPRLPGLHTELGDLLFNSQEENNRQAAEAEFKAALAVNPDDGRAELMLGEIAARRGDLQAAYEHEMRAAALQPNSSDACTELAKTLLLMNDRAKAQQWLERAIQLDPTDYVAHYRLNTLYRQQGNIQAANHELEEYKKYKDMKEKLRKIFHDMRVETGDNQQKEADLPE; this comes from the coding sequence ATGAGAAAAAACATTATTTTTGGATTTGGGCTGTTGTGGTTGTACTCTCTGGCCTTTGCCCAATCCGGTGCAACTGCGCAACAGAAAATTGAAGCCCACAGCCGGAGGGCCCACGCGTATCTAGAGCAGAAGCGCCCAGATCTGGCCATCCCTGAATTTCAGGCCATCCTTTCTCTCGATCCTAACAATGCCGATGCTCAGGGCAATCTGGGGGTGCTGCTGTTTTTTCGCGGAGACTACGCTGCCGCCGTACCCCACCTGCGCTCCGCGGTGCACTTGCAACCAGGATTGTGGAAGATCCAGGCCCTGCTGGGGCTTGCAGAAGCCAGAGTCAACGATGCTGCCAATAGCCGTGCCGACCTTGAGGCGGCCTTTCCTCATCTGGATGAAAGCAAATTCAAAAACGAAGTGGGTCGCGTACTGATTGATGAGGACACAGCGAGTGGGGACCTGGAGAAAGCGGCCGCAGTAGTTTCCAGCCTGTTGGCAATCCAGCCGACCGATCCCGCACTGCTTTACATGAGCTATCGAATTAATTCCGATCTGGCAGGCAAAGCCATGATCACGCTTGCGCTGGCTGCACCGCATAGCGCGGAGATGCATCAGGTGATGGCACGTGAGCTGGCGCGTCACGGAGAGGAAACTGCCGCCATTGCAAACTATCGTGAAGCAATTCAGATAGACCCCAGGCTGCCCGGCCTGCATACAGAACTGGGAGACCTTTTGTTCAATTCTCAGGAGGAAAACAACCGACAGGCAGCAGAAGCTGAGTTCAAGGCTGCTCTCGCTGTGAATCCAGACGATGGACGTGCTGAGCTGATGCTGGGTGAAATCGCAGCGCGTCGCGGAGATCTCCAGGCCGCGTATGAGCATGAGATGCGTGCTGCCGCATTGCAGCCCAACAGCAGTGATGCATGTACAGAACTGGCCAAAACCCTTTTGCTGATGAATGATCGCGCCAAAGCACAGCAATGGCTTGAACGGGCCATTCAGTTGGATCCTACAGACTACGTGGCGCACTACCGCTTGAACACGCTGTATCGCCAGCAGGGCAACATTCAGGCCGCAAATCATGAACTGGAGGAATATAAAAAATACAAAGATATGAAGGAAAAATTACGAAAGATTTTTCACGACATGCGTGTAGAAACCGGGGATAATCAACAAAAAGAGGCAGACTTACCTGAATAA